A window from Musa acuminata AAA Group cultivar baxijiao chromosome BXJ3-10, Cavendish_Baxijiao_AAA, whole genome shotgun sequence encodes these proteins:
- the LOC135583940 gene encoding dolichyl-diphosphooligosaccharide--protein glycosyltransferase subunit 2-like: MPSPPSGMAWKLRFFGFPGLICACLSISVASVIRPVSDAHRSAALELFVPVDGSFRSLEEAYQALRTFQILGLERTYDISHATCPIISEILGSSSKPEDLFHALRVNSILGCQIGTQIFEDVASRLLVGIKEANSLMDFYYSVLSLFYIKQQGSSIVLLDADVIFDSIKAHGQSDGRYLSDSDNSEPSTHAAGIALETLAGVLSLADSDMDQSKIEVVKNDIVKLFDSIKSYDDGTLYFDEKRIGDTEYRGPLATTASVVHGVTAFAAIVSGKLEINGDKMAGLAKFFLSIGIPGRTNDIYIQLESLSCLENNRISIPLILSFPAAVLSLSSKDHLKADVTTVFGSAAPPLTVNLVQVFSLDSEDVPILENKELQFDPENSIHYLDLLPLKVDVGKYILFFEISLHDPDHLNIYATGGRIKAFFFFTGIIKADKAAVGIFDTDAENAVALQKLDLSRDNTVSLAANHLKKMHLNFQLLTPLGHTFKPHQVFLKLRHESKVEHIFALESSAGKYKVLLDFLGLVEKFYYLSGRYDIKLSVGDAAMENSFLRAIGHIDLDLPESPEKAARPPPQPIDPYLRFVPKQEISHIFTAPEKRPPEELSSAFLVLTLLPLVGFLIGLLHLGVNLKGFPSSSVPAFCSILFHGGIGAILLLYVFFWLKLDLFTTLEALGLLGVFLIFVGHRTLSHHASTPTKLKTT; this comes from the exons ATGCCCTCCCCTCCCTCAGGCATGGCTTGGAAACTTCGGTTCTTCGGGTTTCCCGGCTTGATCTGCGCGTGCCTTTCCATCTCCGTGGCTTCCGTCATCAGGCCGGTCTCCGACGCGCACCGTTCCGCAGCATTGGAGCTTTTTGTGCCCGTCGACGGGTCATTTCGAAG CTTGGAAGAAGCTTATCAAGCATTGAGAACTTTCCAGATTCTGGGGCTAGAGAGAACCTATGACATAAGTCATGCAACATGTCCAATTATTTCAGAGATACTTGGATCATCTTCTAAGCCCGAGGATCTCTTCCATGCACTTAGGGTGAATAGCATTTTAGGATGCCAGATTGGCACCCAAATCTTTGAG GATGTTGCTTCAAGACTTCTTGTTGGTATAAAGGAAGCAAACTCATTGATGGATTTCTACTATTCTGTCCTTAGCTTGTTTTATATCAAG CAACAAGGTTCTAGCATTGTCTTGTTAGATGCTGATGTTATCTTTGATTCCATAAAG gcACATGGTCAAAGTGATGGAAGATATCTCTCTGATTCCGATAATTCTGAACCTAGTACTCATGCTGCTG GGATAGCACTTGAGACACTTGCAGGTGTTCTTTCATTGGCTGATTCAGACATGGATCAATCTAAG ATTGAAGTTGTAAAGAATGACATTGTGAAGCTATTTGATAGCATTAAAAGTTATG ATGATGGAACCCTATACTTCGATGAGAAGCGTATTGGTGATACAGAATATAGGGGCCCTCTTGCAACCACAGCTTCAGTTGTGCATGGTGTTACTGCCTTTGCAGCCATTGTCTCTGGGAAATTGGAA ATTAATGGGGATAAAATGGCAGGCTTGGCAAAATTCTTTCTCAGCATAGGAATTCCTGGGAGaaccaatgatatatatattcagTTGGAGTCCTTGTCATGCTTGGAAAACAACAG GATATCTATACCTCTAATTCTTTCATTTCCTGCTGCTGTGCTTTCATTAAGCTCAAAGGACCATCTTAAG GCTGACGTGACAACAGTGTTTGGTTCAGCTGCACCTCCTCTAACAGTGAATTTGGTGCAAGTTTTCAGTCTTGATTCAGAAGATGTTCCAATCCTAGAGAACAAG GAGCTTCAATTTGACCCAGAAAACAGCATTCATTACCTGGATCTCCTTCCACTAAAAGTAGATGTTGGAAAATATATTCTGTTTTTTGAG ATTTCCCTTCATGATCCTGACCACTTGAACATTTATGCTACTGGCGGGCGCatcaaagcatttttcttttttactggAATCATTAAAGCTGACAAGGCTGCAGTTGGAATATTTGATACTGACGCTGAAAATGCAGTGGCCTTGCAAAA GTTAGATTTATCAAGAGACAACACAGTTTCGCTAGCAGCAAATCATTTAAAGAAGATGCACCTGAATTTCCAGCTTTTAACTCCTCTTGGTCATACTTTTAAGCCACACCAG GTGTTTCTAAAATTGAGGCACGAAAGCAAAGTTGAGCACATTTTTGCTTTGGAGAGCTCTGCAGGAAAATATAAAGTTTTACTA GACTTCCTTGGTTTGGTGGAGAAGTTTTATTACCTTTCTGGCAGATACGACATTAAACTTTCTGTTGGTGATGCTGCAATG GAGAATTCATTTCTTCGTGCCATTGGCCACATTGACTTAGATTTACCAGAATCACCCGAGAAAGCAGCACGCCCTCCACCACAACCCATTGATCCTTATTTGAGATTTGTGCCAAAGCAGGAGATATCACACATCTTCACGGCACCAGAGAAGAGACCTCCAGAGGAGCTGTCTTCTGCATTTTTGGTTCTTACACTTCTACCACTTGTAGGATTTCTGATAGGG CTGTTGCATCTTGGAGTGAACCTAAAAGGCTTCCCTTCCTCATCTGTGCCTGCCTTTTGCTCTATACTCTTCCATGGTGGCATCGGTGCCATATTGTTGCTCTACGTGTTCTTTTGGTTAAAG TTGGATCTCTTCACAACTCTGGAGGCTCTCGGTCTTCTTGGGGTTTTTCTAATCTTCGTGGGTCATAGGACTCTTTCCCATCATGCTTCAACACCAACTAAGCTGAAGACTACATGA
- the LOC135651442 gene encoding uncharacterized protein LOC135651442, producing the protein MASVPAAQSLPLLLLLLLLLVIALLTHFPCSTDAASGPTASMRPASAALPGLKSVLIDEAKRRRRLSSFQICALCTCCGGPRGLCLPSPCCYTINCNIPNRPFGFCSFTPKTCNCFGCHL; encoded by the exons ATGGCTTCTGTTCCCGCAGCTCAGtctctccccctcctcctcctcctcctcctcctccttgtcatTGCTTTACTAACCCACTTCCCATGCTCCACCGAT GCGGCGAGCGGGCCGACGGCGTCGATGAGGCCTGCATCGGCGGCGCTGCCGGGGCTGAAATCGGTGCTGATCGACGAGGCCAAGCGGCGGCGTCGGCTCAGCAGCTTCCAGATATGCGCCCTTTGCACATGCTGTGGCGGCCCAAGGGGCCTCTGCTTACCTTCTCCCTGCTGCTACACCATCAACTGCAACATCCCCAACAGGCCCTTTGGCTTCTGCTCCTTCACCCCCAAGACGTGCAACTGCTTTGGGTGCCACCTCTGA
- the LOC103968482 gene encoding galacturonosyltransferase 8: MAIPNPKVNRNAAIRRFFVVLLAVSVAIIFLILSLTDTAPEVSGKEGEDLLSLPPSDLYFSGLHFVRRSVLAVRSDPLRSRAELIRKQVGDHAAVAGAYASFARRLKLESSKQARLFAELARNLSVLLAAHRPFLESAAPLDEATVRGFERGVKDRIRAARLLIADAKESFDNQLKIQKLKDTIFAVNEQLSKAKKAGAFSSLIAAKSIPKSLHCLAMRLMEERIAHTDRYVDPPTPPPELEDPKLYHYAIFSDNVLAASVVVNSAVRNAREPWKHVFHVVTDRMNLGAMQVMFRMKDYSGAHIEVKAVEDYKFLNSSYVPVLRQLESANLQRFYFENKLENATKDTTNMKFRNPKYLSMLNHLRFYLPEMYPKLHRILFLDDDVVVQRDLTALWKIDMDGKVNGAVETCFGSFHRYTQYMNFSHPLIKEKFNPNACGWAYGMNFFDLDAWRKEKCTEQYHYWQNLNENRTLWKLGTLPPGLITFYSTTKPLDKSWHVLGLGYNPSISMEEIKNAAVVHFNGNMKPWLDIAMNQFRHLWTKYVDYDSEFVRQCNFAP, from the exons ATGGCGATTCCCAATCCGAAGGTTAACCGCAATGCGGCGATCCGCCGCTTCTTCGTCGTCTTGCTCGCCGTATCCGTCGCCATCATCTTTCTGATTCTTTCCCTCACCGACACGGCGCCGGAGGTGAGCGGGAAGGAGGGTGAGGATTTGTTGTCTCTTCCGCCGTCGGATCTGTACTTTTCGGGCCTCCATTTTGTGCGGCGATCTGTCCTCGCCGTCCGATCGGATCCCCTCCGGTCGCGGGCGGAGCTGATCCGGAAGCAGGTCGGCGACCATGCCGCTGTGGCCGGGGCGTACGCGTCGTTCGCGCGCCGGCTAAAGCTCGAGAGCTCGAAGCAGGCACGCCTCTTCGCCGAGCTCGCTCGTAACCTCTCCGTCCTTCTCGCCGCCCACCGCCCTTTCCTCGAATCCGCCGCGCCACTGGACGAAGCAACCGTCCGAGGATTTGAGCGCGGCGTCAAGGACCGCATCCGCGCTGCTCGCCTCCTTATCGCGGATGCCAAGGAGTCCTTCGACAACCAGCTCAAGATCCAGaagctcaaggataccatctttgCTGTCAACGAGCAGCTCTCCAAGGCTAAGAAGGCCGGCGCTTTCTCGTCCCTCATTGCCGCCAAGTCCATCCCCAAGAGCCTCCATTGCCTTGCCATGCGCCTCATGGAGGAGAGGATCGCCCATACGGATCGCTACGTTGATCCCCCGACGCCTCCACCGGAGCTGGAAGACCCGAAGCTCTACCATTATGCCATCTTCTCAGACAATGTCCTCGCAGCGTCCGTCGTGGTGAACTCTGCTGTCCGCAACGCCCGTGAGCCCTGGAAGCATGTCTTTCACGTGGTTACAGATCGGATGAACCTGGGGGCAATGCAGGTTATGTTTCGTATGAAAGATTACTCTGGAGCACACATCGAAGTCAAGGCCGTGGAGGATTATAAGTTCCTCAACTCTTCTTATGTGCCAGTGCTCCGGCAGCTCGAGTCTGCGAACCTCCAGAGGTTCTATTTTGAGAACAAGCTAGAGAATGCCACCAAGGACACCACTAACATGAAGTTTAGGAACCCCAAGTATCTGTCAATGCTAAACCATCTGAGGTTTTACTTGCCTGAGATGTACCCAAAGCTCCACAGAATTCTGTTCTTGGATGATGATGTGGTGGTGCAACGGGATCTCACAGCACTATGGAAAATTGATATGGATGGGAAAGTGAATGGAGCAGTTGAGACGTGCTTTGGGTCATTTCACCGGTATACACAGTATATGAATTTCTCGCACCCACTTATCAAGGAGAAGTTCAACCCTAATGCATGTGGATGGGCATACGGGATGAATTTCTTTGATCTTGATGCATGGAGGAAAGAGAAGTGCACTGAGCAGTACCATTACTGGCAGAATCTG AATGAGAATCGAACATTGTGGAAACTAGGAACTCTTCCACCAGGTCTAATCACATTTTACTCCACCACAAAACCATTGGACAAGTCCTGGCATGTGCTTGGACTCGGATATAATCCAAGTATAAGCATGGAGGAGATCAAGAATGCTGCTGTTGTGCATTTTAACGGGAATATGAAACCTTGGCTTGATATTGCCATGAACCAATTCCGACATTTGTGGACAAAATATGTGGACTATGATTCGGAGTTTGTCCGTCAGTGCAATTTTGCACCATAG
- the LOC135650946 gene encoding 15-cis-zeta-carotene isomerase, chloroplastic-like isoform X2, with translation MASPLLLSISTPFVPLGRRYLYPHNIAAPPLRYPSSVAFLKPFQSRNIWGTNSSNSLRLFGRAHVRGTPIGGAESETSISDESPVGEDSAAFELGEQKLSSWAYFTAILGAVLVALNILWINPSTGFGTAYIDAVSGLSPSPEVVLLLLIVIFAIVHSGLASLRDAGEELIGERAYRVLFAGISLPLAVSTIVYFINHRYDGTQLWQLQSVFGLHELVWFSSFISFFFLYPSTFNLLEVAAVDKPKLHLWETGIMRITRHPQVIWCLAHTLWIGNSVAVATSVGLIVHHIFGVWNGDRRLALRYGQTFEVLKSRTSIIPFAAILDGRQKLPKDYYKEFLRLPYLTITALTLGAYFAHPLMQASSFRLHW, from the exons ATGGCGTCTCCCCTCCTCCTCTCCATCTCAACTCCTTTCGTCCCCCTCGGCCGCCGCTACCTTTATCCGCACAACATCGCGGCTCCCCCGCTCCGTTATCCTTCTTCCGTCGCCTTCCTAAAACCCTTCCAAAGCCGCAACATTTGGGGCACCAATTCCTCGAATTCCCTTCGTCTCTTCGGTAGAGCTCACGTCAGAGGGACTCCAATCGGAGGGGCGGAATCCGAGACTTCGATTTCCGATGAGTCTCCCGTCGGCGAGGACTCGGCGGCGTTCGAGTTAGGGGAGCAAAAGTTATCATCCTGGGCTTACTTCACGGCCATACTAGGCGCCGTGCTCGTCGCGCTCAATATTCTGTGGATTAATCCGTCCACGGGGTTCGGCACGGCATATATCGATGCGGTTTCTGGACTTTCCCCGAGCCCGGAG GTTGTACTTTTGTTGCTTATTGTCATTTTTGCTATCGTCCATAGTGGTTTGGCAAGTCTACGGGATGCTGGTGAAGAACTCATAGGAGAGCGGGCTTACCGAGTTTTGTTTGCAGGGATTTCACTTCCTTTGGCAGTCAGCACCATT GTCTATTTCATCAATCATCGATATGATGGTACTCAATTGTGGCAACTACAGAGTGTCTTTGGACTTCATGAACTTGTGTGGTTCTCGTCGTTcatatcctttttctttctttacccATCCACCTTTAATCTTTTAGAAGTCGCAGCTGTTGACAAGCCAAAATTGCATCTCTGGGAAACAGGAATCATGAGAATCACCAGGCATCCACAG GTAATATGGTGCTTAGCCCATACGCTCTGGATCGGTAACTCTGTAGCGGTGGCCACCTCCGTTGGACTGATAGTTCATCACATATTTGGCGTTTGGAATGGCGATAGGCGACTGGCACTTCGATATGGTCAAACTTTTGAAGTCTTAAAGAGTAGAACAAGTATAATCCCTTTCGCGGCAATATTAGATGGACGTCAAAAGTTGCCCAAGGATTATTACAAGGAATTTCTCCGGCTACCTTATCTAACAATCACAGCCTTGACATTGGGTGCATATTTTGCACATCCACTTATGCAGGCATCCAGTTTTCGACTTCACTGGTGA
- the LOC135650946 gene encoding 15-cis-zeta-carotene isomerase, chloroplastic-like isoform X1: MASPLLLSISTPFVPLGRRYLYPHNIAAPPLRYPSSVAFLKPFQSRNIWGTNSSNSLRLFGRAHVRGTPIGGAESETSISDESPVGEDSAAFELGEQKLSSWAYFTAILGAVLVALNILWINPSTGFGTAYIDAVSGLSPSPEVVLLLLIVIFAIVHSGLASLRDAGEELIGERAYRVLFAGISLPLAVSTIVYFINHRYDGTQLWQLQSVFGLHELVWFSSFISFFFLYPSTFNLLEVAAVDKPKLHLWETGIMRITRHPQMIGQVIWCLAHTLWIGNSVAVATSVGLIVHHIFGVWNGDRRLALRYGQTFEVLKSRTSIIPFAAILDGRQKLPKDYYKEFLRLPYLTITALTLGAYFAHPLMQASSFRLHW, encoded by the exons ATGGCGTCTCCCCTCCTCCTCTCCATCTCAACTCCTTTCGTCCCCCTCGGCCGCCGCTACCTTTATCCGCACAACATCGCGGCTCCCCCGCTCCGTTATCCTTCTTCCGTCGCCTTCCTAAAACCCTTCCAAAGCCGCAACATTTGGGGCACCAATTCCTCGAATTCCCTTCGTCTCTTCGGTAGAGCTCACGTCAGAGGGACTCCAATCGGAGGGGCGGAATCCGAGACTTCGATTTCCGATGAGTCTCCCGTCGGCGAGGACTCGGCGGCGTTCGAGTTAGGGGAGCAAAAGTTATCATCCTGGGCTTACTTCACGGCCATACTAGGCGCCGTGCTCGTCGCGCTCAATATTCTGTGGATTAATCCGTCCACGGGGTTCGGCACGGCATATATCGATGCGGTTTCTGGACTTTCCCCGAGCCCGGAG GTTGTACTTTTGTTGCTTATTGTCATTTTTGCTATCGTCCATAGTGGTTTGGCAAGTCTACGGGATGCTGGTGAAGAACTCATAGGAGAGCGGGCTTACCGAGTTTTGTTTGCAGGGATTTCACTTCCTTTGGCAGTCAGCACCATT GTCTATTTCATCAATCATCGATATGATGGTACTCAATTGTGGCAACTACAGAGTGTCTTTGGACTTCATGAACTTGTGTGGTTCTCGTCGTTcatatcctttttctttctttacccATCCACCTTTAATCTTTTAGAAGTCGCAGCTGTTGACAAGCCAAAATTGCATCTCTGGGAAACAGGAATCATGAGAATCACCAGGCATCCACAG ATGATTGGACAGGTAATATGGTGCTTAGCCCATACGCTCTGGATCGGTAACTCTGTAGCGGTGGCCACCTCCGTTGGACTGATAGTTCATCACATATTTGGCGTTTGGAATGGCGATAGGCGACTGGCACTTCGATATGGTCAAACTTTTGAAGTCTTAAAGAGTAGAACAAGTATAATCCCTTTCGCGGCAATATTAGATGGACGTCAAAAGTTGCCCAAGGATTATTACAAGGAATTTCTCCGGCTACCTTATCTAACAATCACAGCCTTGACATTGGGTGCATATTTTGCACATCCACTTATGCAGGCATCCAGTTTTCGACTTCACTGGTGA
- the LOC135651133 gene encoding DNA-directed RNA polymerases II, IV and V subunit 11-like, which translates to MNAPDRYERFVVPEGTKKVSYERDTKIVNAASFTVEREDHTIGNILRMQLHRDPNVLFAGYKLPHPLQYKIIVRIQTTSQSSPTQAYSQAIDDLDKELDYLKKGFEDEKTRFEEKLRQGY; encoded by the exons aACGCTCCGGATCGTTACGAGCGCTTCGTCGTGCCCGAGGGCACCAAGAA GGTTTCGTATGAGAGGGACACCAAGATCGTCAATGCGGCCTCCTTCACTGTTGAGCGCGAAGATCACACGATCGGAAACATCCTCCGAAT GCAGCTGCATAGAGACCCCAATGTTCTCTTCGCAGGCTACAAGCTTCCGCATCCCCTCCAGTACAAGATCATAGTTAGG ATCCAAACGACCAGCCAGTCTTCCCCGACACAGGCCTATAGTCAGGCAATCGACGACCTAGACAAGGAGCTTGACTATCTGAAGAAGGGTTTTGAG GATGAGAAGACCAGGTTTGAAGAAAAGCTAAGGCAGGGCTATTAG
- the LOC135651715 gene encoding uncharacterized protein LOC135651715, with amino-acid sequence MAKVLCGATRRSRLVFSSASASWGLLTRCPLSPCFGFARSLETLAFEEIQASEKPVNSTAFVLHGLLGSGRNWRSFSRDLAAQLQKSSPSQVWRMVLVDMRNHGRSAGLKGLDLPHDMVNAAKDLANLVKSHGWAWPDVVIGHSMGGKVALEFAASVARGDYGELAVLPKQLWVLDSVPGEVNSDETNGEVEKVLLTLQSLPSPLPSRKWVVDHMLNLGFSKMLSNWIGSNLKNEGEHVVWAFDLQACIEMIDSYREKSYWPLLEHPPKGLEIAIVQAENSDRWTQHVIERLDYLSRKLEGPEEGKISLHVLPKSGHWVHVDNPKGLLEIVASNFYSCT; translated from the exons ATGGCGAAAGTTCTGTGCGGCGCCACCCGTCGATCGCGTCTCGTCTTCTCGTCGGCCTCCGCTTCGTGGGGTCTTCTGACGAGATGTCCCCTCTCCCCTTGCTTCGGCTTCGCGAGGTCGCTCGAGACCCTTGCTTTCGAAGAGATTCAGGCATCGGAGAAGCCCGTCAACTCCACTGCGTTTGTCCTCCACGGCCTGCTCGGATCCGGAAGGAATTGGCGATCCTTCTCCCGCGACCTTGCCGCCCAGCTTCAGAAATCATCTCCCTCTCAAG TTTGGAGGATGGTGCTTGTAGATATGAGGAATCATGGTAGATCAGCTGGACTAAAGGGACTTGATCTACCCCATGACATGGTTAATGCAGCAAAGGATTTGGCAAATCTGGTGAAGTCACATGGCTGGGCCTGGCCGGATGTAGTCATAGGCCACTCCATGGGTGGAAAAGTTGCCCTGGAATTTGCAGCCAGTGTTGCTCGTGGGGATTATGGTGAATTAGCTGTTCTTCCAAAGCAG CTTTGGGTCTTGGACTCTGTTCCAGGAGAAGTAAACTCTGACGAAACTAATGGTGAGGTGGAAAAGGTTTTGCTTACTCTTCAAAGTTTGCCATCTCCATTGCCATCACGCAA GTGGGTTGTTGACCATATGCTGAATCTTGGATTTTCCAAAATGCTCTCCAATTGGATTGGCAGCAATCTAAAGAATGAAGGTGAACATGTAGTATGGGCTTTTGATCTTCAGGCCTGTATAGAGATGATTGACTCATATCG GGAAAAGAGTTATTGGCCTCTATTGGAACACCCACCAAAAGGATTGGAGATCGCTATTGTTCAAGCAGAGAACAGTGACAGGTGGACACAGCATGTGATTGAGCGTCTTGATTACCTCTCTAGAAAGCTAGAGGGACCTGAAGAGGGAAAGATTTCATTACATGTCCTACCTAAGTCTGGCCATTGGGTCCATGTTGACAACCCAAAAGGATTACTTGAGATTGTGGCATCAAACTTCTACTCATGTACCTGA